The genome window GACGACCCACTCGTGGCCGCGCTGGACGTGCCCTTCGGGATCGGAGGGGACGTTCACGCCGACCGCGAACGCCGGGCGCGGGCCGCTCTCGCCGACGACGAGGAACGCCTTCTGATGGTGCCTGAGGCACGTTTCGAGCACTTCCGCCGGGACGTCGCGCACGAAGCGCTCGTCGAACGTGCCGGAGAGGGCGCCCGGATACTCGGAGATGTCGGCCACCTCCTCGAGCAGCTCCGGATCGTCCACCGGCCGGCCGCCGCGCGTCGCCGCGGTCTCGGCGAGGGCGGCGCCGAAGCGCGCGCGGCGCTTCGCCGGATCGGCGACCACGCCGGCCTTCTCGAGGACGGCTTCCCAGACGTCGGCCGACGCGACGTCGTGCGCCCCGGGGCCGAGCGTCCGGTGCCCGAAGGTCGCGCGGCCGGAGGCGACGCCCATGATCTCGATCGGCAGCGCCTCCTCGCCGTGCAGCGCGACGATCCAGTGGATCGGGCGGACGAAGCGGTGCTCGCCGAGGCCCCAGCGCATCGTCTTGGGGAAGGCCATCGCCCCCACAGCCGCCGGCAGCGAGGCCGCGAGGACCGCGCCGACCGTCTCGCCGCCGCGCGCGACGCGCGCCGCCGCGTAGACGCCGCGCGGCGTCTCCAGCCGCTCGAACGACGCCGGGGCGAGCCCCTGCTTTCCGGCGAAGCCGAGCAGCGCCTTCGTCGGCTTCCCTTCCTTGTCCCACGCCGCGGCGGCCGGCGGGCCGGTCAGCGTCTCCTCGCGGCGCGGCGTCGTGCCCGCGGTCTCCGGGAAGAGCGCGGCGAAGCGGCGCGGCGTCCAGAAGAGGCGCGGCGCGCCGTGGGCCAGCCCGGCGCGGTCGAGGATCGCCGCGACGAGTCCGGCGAAGTCGGCCGCGGCGCCGGGAAGCATCCGCGCCGGCACTTCCTCGCAGCCGATCTCCAGCAACAGGGACTTCGCGTCCGCGCTCATCGCGCCTCCTCTTCCGCGCCTTGTTCGAGGAACGTCTTCGCGCAGAGCACGGACAGTCTGCGGATCCGCTGGATCATCGCCGCGCGCTCGGTGACCGACAGGGCGCGGCGCGCGTCGAGCACGTTGAAGAGATGCGAGGCCTCGAGCGTCCGCTCGTAGGCCGGCAGGAGCAGCGGGGCCTTGATCGGCGCGCCGTCCGGCCCGTCGATCTCCCGCTCGAGCAGCCGGACCGCCTCCGCCTCGGCGTGGTCGAACAGGCGCCGATGGGCCGGAACGTCCGCTTCCTCGAACGAATAGACGCTCTGCTCCCGCTCGGCGCGGCCGCGCAGCGCGCGGTACGGCGCGTAGCCGCCCGGCGCCCACGGGGCGCGCGCCCACGGGATGTCGAAGATGTTCTTGATGTCGTTGATGAACATGCAGATCCGCTCGAGCCCGTACGTCAGCTCGACCGGGATCGTCTTCAGCTCGACGCCGCCCATCACCTGGAAGTAGGTGAACTGCGAGATCTCCATCCCGTCCATCGTCACCTGCCAGCCGACGCCGGCCGCGCCGAGGGTCGGCGACTCCCAGTTGTCCTCCTCGAAGCGGATGTCGTGGACGCGCGGATCGATCCCCAGCGCCTCCAGCGAGCCGAGGTAGAGGTCCTGCACGTCGGACGGGCTCGGCTTGAGGATCACCTGGTACTGGAAGTGCTGGTAGACCCGCATCGGGTTGTCGGCGTAGCGCCCGTCCACCGGACGCCGCGACGGCTGGCAGTAGGCCACGCGCCACGGCTCGTCGCCGAGGCTGCGGAAGAACGTCTCTGGGTGCATCGTGCCGGCCCCGACGTTGAGGTCGTACGGCTGGTGAATGATGCAGCCGCGGTCGCTCCAGTACTCGGAGAGGCCGAGGTACATCTCCTGCAGAGTGCGGCGGGGCGTCGCCATGCTCTCTCCCTCGCGCGTCACAGGCGCTGAAGCCGTCTCAGCGCGGCGAGCGCCCTGAGCGGCCGTTCGGTGAACGAGACGATCAGTTCCGGAAGCGCGCGTTCGAGGTCCGCCGCGGCGGCCCCGGCCAACGGGGGCAGCGCGCCCGGAGGACAATTGTGCGTCGCGCGGAGCCATTCCGCCGCCGCCGCGCCGACGGCCTGCGCCTCGGCGGGGGCGTGGGCGGCGCAGAACGCCCCGCTCTCCCCCGCCAGACGGGCCGGGCCGCCGGCCAGATCGGTCCCGCAGGCTTCGCAGGCGTCGAGGCGCGGCAGCAGCCCGGCGAGCCGCAGCGTCCAGGCCTCGACGTAGCGGGCGAGCGGCGCCGGCTTGTCCCCCGCCGCGAGCCGCTCCAGGGTCGCCGACAGCAGCCGGAAGAGCCGCGGGTCCTCGGCGCCTTCGCGGGCGAAGGCGGCCGCCAACTCCAGCGCGTGGCAGGCGACGTAGTACCGCTCGAGCGGATCGGGGGTCGGCGGCGGCGCGAGAGAAAGCGCCTCTTCCAGAATCGCCGGGGCGTCCTCGGCTCGGCGCGACCAGCGGGCGCGGATCCGCGAGCCGGGCTGCAGCGCGGCGCCGAAGCGGCGCTGCGAGCGGGCGGCGGAGGGAGCGCGGGCGCGGACCAGTTCCCCTTCGGCCGTGAGCAGCAGCACGCGCCGGTCGGCCTCGCCGCTCAGCTCGGCGTCGAGGACGATCGCCTCCTCCTCGCGCCGGGACATCCTCAGGCCAGCAGGACGCGGCAGAGCGCGGCCAGCCGGCGATAGCGGCGCGCCATCTCCCGCGCCAGGTCGGGATGGTCGACCAGCGGGATGTCGTTCATCTCCAGCTCGGCGAAGCGGGAGACGATCGGCGCCGTCGCGCCGTCGCCGTGCGCGGCGCGGCCGATCTCGATCAGCCGCCGCGAGAGGGCGACGACGTCGTCCGGGCGCGGCGCGCCGGCGGCGTAGAGATCGTCCACGCCGTTCGCCGCCGCGAGGCCGTCCTCGAAGTGGGCGCGCAGCTTCGTCACGCCGTTCCGCCACTCGCGGTAGATCGCGTCGTCGGCGAACGGCCGCCACGCCGACTCGTAGGCGCGGTCCCCGTCGAGCCCGAGGAACCGCCGCCAGCCGTGCCGCTGGACCGCGGCGCGCAGGTACCAGCCGCTCTCCCCGGCCCGCGGCTCGTAGGCCAGCGTGCCGTCGGCGAGGAAGCGGGAGCTCAGGACCGCGACGTCGGCCGGCGCGGGCAGCGGCGCGAGGTCCTCGCCCAGGGCGCGGAGCACGACCGAGGCGACCAGTTCGGGCGGGGCCATGTCCCGGCAGCGCCGCGCGGCGCACATCGTGTCGGAGAGGCACGGGGCGCAGGTCGGGGTCGGCTGGATGATCCAGTGGCCGGCGCCGTAGGGGCCGGTCTCGCTGAACCACGCCGTGCAGAAGTACAGACCGACCGTCTTCGCGCCGGCCGCGGCCGCGAGGTGGATCGGGCCGGTGTCGTTGCTGACCAGCAGCGCGACCTCGCCGAGCAGCGCGGCGAGGCCGGGCACGTCGGTCGCGCCGACGAGGTCGATCGCGTCGCCGCCGAACGACGACGCGAACTCCGCGGCGAGGTCCCGCTCCTCCGGCGCGCCGACGATCACCCACTGCACGTCGGGCCGCCGCTTCGCCACGAGCCGCGCCGCCGCGGCGTAGCGGTCCGGCGGCCAGGCGCGGTGGCGCTGGGCGGCGCCGAGCTGCAGCGCGACGACGGTCGCGCCGGGACGCGCGCCGCGCGCGGCGAGCAGCCGCCGCGCCTCCTCGCGCCGCTCTTCCGAGACGTCGAGGAGCCGGCCGACCGGGCCGTGCAGCGCCCCCGCCATCCCGATCTGGATGTCGGCGAGGTTGAAGAGGTTGCCGCGCCGGTCGGAGACGAGGCTGAAGAGATACTTGGCGTAGTCGCCGAGGACGCGCAGCTCGCCGGCGACGAAGCCGGGGGCCTGCCCCGCGATCTGCCGCGTCTCGACGGCGCCGACGATCGCCGCGCCGACCGCGTCGTGGGTCAGGTTGACGGCCAGATCGTACGGCCCGCCGTCGCGCAGCCGCCCGACGACGTCGGCCA of bacterium contains these proteins:
- a CDS encoding glycine--tRNA ligase subunit alpha, yielding MATPRRTLQEMYLGLSEYWSDRGCIIHQPYDLNVGAGTMHPETFFRSLGDEPWRVAYCQPSRRPVDGRYADNPMRVYQHFQYQVILKPSPSDVQDLYLGSLEALGIDPRVHDIRFEEDNWESPTLGAAGVGWQVTMDGMEISQFTYFQVMGGVELKTIPVELTYGLERICMFINDIKNIFDIPWARAPWAPGGYAPYRALRGRAEREQSVYSFEEADVPAHRRLFDHAEAEAVRLLEREIDGPDGAPIKAPLLLPAYERTLEASHLFNVLDARRALSVTERAAMIQRIRRLSVLCAKTFLEQGAEEEAR
- the recO gene encoding DNA repair protein RecO, which gives rise to MSRREEEAIVLDAELSGEADRRVLLLTAEGELVRARAPSAARSQRRFGAALQPGSRIRARWSRRAEDAPAILEEALSLAPPPTPDPLERYYVACHALELAAAFAREGAEDPRLFRLLSATLERLAAGDKPAPLARYVEAWTLRLAGLLPRLDACEACGTDLAGGPARLAGESGAFCAAHAPAEAQAVGAAAAEWLRATHNCPPGALPPLAGAAAADLERALPELIVSFTERPLRALAALRRLQRL
- a CDS encoding glycosyltransferase family 9 protein, which encodes MTAGAGRAPRLLVVQLTRMGDIAMTLPLLARAKETWPGAEITLLHLAEFGATARLARGADRLVAAPIADLAAIEAGGPALADVVGRLRDGGPYDLAVNLTHDAVGAAIVGAVETRQIAGQAPGFVAGELRVLGDYAKYLFSLVSDRRGNLFNLADIQIGMAGALHGPVGRLLDVSEERREEARRLLAARGARPGATVVALQLGAAQRHRAWPPDRYAAAARLVAKRRPDVQWVIVGAPEERDLAAEFASSFGGDAIDLVGATDVPGLAALLGEVALLVSNDTGPIHLAAAAGAKTVGLYFCTAWFSETGPYGAGHWIIQPTPTCAPCLSDTMCAARRCRDMAPPELVASVVLRALGEDLAPLPAPADVAVLSSRFLADGTLAYEPRAGESGWYLRAAVQRHGWRRFLGLDGDRAYESAWRPFADDAIYREWRNGVTKLRAHFEDGLAAANGVDDLYAAGAPRPDDVVALSRRLIEIGRAAHGDGATAPIVSRFAELEMNDIPLVDHPDLAREMARRYRRLAALCRVLLA